One window from the genome of Pedococcus badiiscoriae encodes:
- a CDS encoding YqgE/AlgH family protein, with protein sequence MGPVETTDLSGSLLVATPQIADGVFCRSVVLLLHHDAEGAQGVVLNRPMDARVDVVLPDWQAYATAPAVLFEGGPVGLDSALGLVTVPGDVEPLGVKRLFGGLGLVDLDTPPAIVVPEVAGLRIFAGYAGWSPGQLEEEVASGSWYVVESEGRDAFDDDPEQLWTRVLRRQRDHLAFVSTFPSDPEMN encoded by the coding sequence ATGGGACCCGTGGAGACCACCGACCTGTCGGGAAGCCTTCTCGTCGCGACGCCGCAGATCGCCGACGGGGTGTTCTGCCGCAGCGTCGTCCTGCTCCTGCACCACGACGCGGAAGGCGCGCAGGGTGTGGTGCTCAACCGCCCCATGGACGCGCGCGTGGACGTCGTGCTGCCCGACTGGCAGGCCTACGCCACGGCGCCGGCGGTGCTGTTCGAAGGCGGCCCGGTCGGCCTCGACAGCGCGCTCGGCCTGGTCACGGTGCCCGGCGACGTCGAACCGCTCGGCGTGAAGCGGCTCTTCGGCGGTCTGGGGCTGGTCGACCTCGACACCCCGCCGGCCATCGTGGTGCCCGAGGTGGCCGGCCTGCGGATCTTCGCCGGGTATGCCGGGTGGTCACCGGGACAGCTCGAGGAGGAGGTCGCCTCGGGGAGCTGGTACGTCGTGGAGTCCGAGGGTCGCGACGCCTTCGACGATGACCCCGAGCAGCTCTGGACCAGGGTGCTGCGTCGTCAGCGCGACCACCTGGCCTTCGTGTCGACGTTCCCGAGCGACCCCGAGATGAACTGA
- a CDS encoding DEAD/DEAH box helicase: MPKNLRSGAPKKARWTPDQKAAAKKGPKKAHRGQSSTASGGATYAARPARDGDRRPERTERSDRPARSYDRSERPARTNERSERPARSYDRTERSDRPARSYDRSERPARSYDRDDRAPRRFDRDDNRGPRRDFNRDDRPQRRDSTRDDRPARRYDRDENRGPRQYNREDRPVTSTNRDDRPARSFNRDERPARSFNRDDNRGPRREFDRSDRPARSFNRDDRPARSFNRDDRPARSFNRDDRPARSFNRDDRPARGFDNQVDPEAERMEADTWVKATRKSVEGPVTVDADNGFAGLGLTERLVERLARDGITTPFPIQSATIPDALAGKDVLGRGQTGSGKTLAFGLPMLSRLADGDKAAPRRPRALVLVPTRELAMQVSDALEPLVHVLGLRHKLVAGGLSYTTQINALNRGVDVLIATPGRLKDLIEREAVQLRDIQIAVLDEADHMADMGFMPEVTAILDQMPEGGQRMLFSATLDKGVDKLVEGYLTDPVTHSTDDAKASVTTMEHHVLLIDPMHKKTITAEVANREGRTVVFVRTKLGADRVALQLREQGVFAAALHGGLNQGARNRVLGAFRDGSLPVLVATDVAARGIHVDDVSVVLQVDPPADHKDYLHRSGRTARAGDKGTVVTLALPHQRRTMERMAREAGIDAMPTKAVPGDERLAATGAVTPSGIPVPEDKVRRVLEGPKRGGGRPSGGPRGGGPRGPRQGGGNRSYRDDRSGGSRGDRGSYSRAARD; encoded by the coding sequence GTGCCCAAGAACCTGCGATCCGGCGCGCCCAAAAAGGCCCGTTGGACCCCGGACCAGAAGGCTGCCGCGAAGAAGGGCCCCAAGAAGGCGCATCGCGGCCAGTCCTCCACCGCCTCCGGCGGCGCCACGTATGCCGCTCGGCCGGCCCGCGACGGAGACCGTCGCCCCGAGCGCACCGAGCGCTCGGACCGCCCTGCGCGTAGCTACGACCGCAGCGAGCGCCCCGCCCGCACCAACGAGCGCAGCGAGCGCCCTGCCCGTAGCTACGACCGCACCGAGCGCTCGGACCGCCCTGCCCGCAGCTACGACCGCAGCGAGCGCCCCGCCCGCAGCTACGACCGCGATGACCGCGCTCCTCGTCGCTTCGACCGCGACGACAACCGTGGCCCGCGCCGCGACTTCAACCGTGACGACCGGCCGCAGCGCCGCGACTCCACCCGTGACGACCGCCCGGCTCGTCGCTATGACCGTGATGAAAACCGTGGTCCCCGTCAGTACAACCGTGAGGACCGCCCAGTGACCAGCACCAACCGCGACGACCGACCCGCTCGCAGCTTCAACCGTGACGAGCGTCCGGCTCGCAGCTTCAACCGTGACGACAACCGTGGCCCGCGCCGCGAGTTCGACCGCAGCGACCGTCCGGCTCGCAGCTTCAACCGCGATGACCGTCCGGCTCGCAGCTTCAACCGCGATGACCGTCCGGCTCGCAGCTTCAACCGTGACGACCGTCCGGCTCGCAGCTTCAACCGTGACGACCGTCCGGCCCGCGGCTTCGACAACCAGGTCGACCCCGAGGCCGAGCGCATGGAAGCAGACACCTGGGTGAAGGCCACCCGCAAGTCGGTCGAGGGCCCCGTGACCGTCGACGCCGACAACGGCTTCGCCGGGCTCGGCCTGACCGAGCGCCTCGTCGAGCGGCTCGCCCGCGACGGCATCACGACGCCGTTCCCGATCCAGTCCGCGACCATCCCGGACGCGCTGGCCGGCAAGGACGTCCTCGGCCGTGGCCAGACCGGCTCCGGCAAGACGCTCGCCTTCGGCCTGCCGATGCTGTCCCGCCTCGCCGACGGCGACAAGGCCGCCCCCCGTCGACCGCGCGCCCTCGTGCTCGTCCCGACCCGCGAGCTGGCCATGCAGGTGTCCGACGCGCTCGAGCCGCTCGTGCACGTCCTCGGGCTGCGCCACAAGCTCGTCGCAGGCGGCCTGTCCTACACGACCCAGATCAACGCGCTGAACCGTGGCGTCGACGTGCTCATCGCGACGCCCGGTCGCCTCAAGGACCTCATCGAGCGTGAGGCCGTGCAGCTGCGCGACATCCAGATCGCCGTCCTCGACGAGGCCGACCACATGGCCGACATGGGCTTCATGCCCGAGGTCACCGCGATCCTCGACCAGATGCCCGAGGGCGGCCAGCGGATGCTGTTCTCGGCCACCCTCGACAAGGGTGTCGACAAGCTCGTCGAGGGCTACCTCACCGACCCGGTGACGCACTCGACCGACGACGCCAAGGCCTCGGTCACCACGATGGAGCACCACGTGCTCCTGATCGACCCGATGCACAAGAAGACGATCACGGCCGAGGTCGCCAACCGCGAGGGTCGCACCGTCGTCTTCGTGCGGACCAAGCTCGGCGCCGACCGGGTGGCCCTCCAGCTGCGCGAGCAGGGCGTCTTCGCCGCCGCGCTGCACGGTGGGCTCAACCAGGGCGCGCGCAACCGCGTCCTGGGCGCCTTCCGCGACGGCAGCCTGCCGGTCCTCGTCGCCACCGACGTCGCCGCTCGCGGCATCCACGTCGACGACGTCTCCGTCGTCCTGCAGGTCGACCCGCCGGCCGACCACAAGGACTACCTTCACCGCTCGGGTCGCACTGCCCGCGCCGGCGACAAGGGCACGGTCGTGACCCTCGCGCTGCCGCACCAGCGACGCACCATGGAGCGGATGGCCCGTGAGGCCGGCATCGACGCGATGCCGACCAAGGCCGTCCCGGGCGACGAGCGCCTCGCCGCGACCGGTGCCGTGACCCCCAGCGGCATCCCGGTGCCGGAGGACAAGGTGCGCCGCGTCCTCGAGGGCCCGAAGCGCGGCGGCGGTCGTCCGTCCGGCGGTCCCCGTGGTGGTGGCCCTCGTGGCCCCCGCCAGGGTGGCGGCAACCGCTCGTACCGTGACGACCGCTCCGGCGGCTCGCGCGGTGACCGCGGCAGCTACTCCCGCGCGGCCCGCGACTGA
- a CDS encoding Lrp/AsnC family transcriptional regulator: MTLDDLDGRIIALFTDHPQIGVLGASRELGVARGTVQARLDRLLERGVIRSWAPQIDPAAMGYPVSAFCTLEIRQGRGHSPVVDHLSRIPEVLEAHTITGSGDLYIHIVARDNADLQRVIDAVVDDEHVIRANTAISLATRIPLRTLPLVRAASALQ, translated from the coding sequence ATGACCTTGGACGACCTCGACGGCCGCATCATCGCCCTGTTCACCGACCACCCGCAGATCGGGGTGCTCGGGGCCTCCCGCGAGCTCGGCGTCGCGCGCGGGACGGTCCAGGCCCGGCTGGACCGGCTGCTCGAGCGCGGGGTGATCCGCTCGTGGGCACCCCAGATCGATCCCGCCGCGATGGGCTACCCGGTCTCGGCGTTCTGCACCCTGGAGATCCGCCAGGGCCGCGGCCACTCCCCCGTCGTCGACCACCTCTCGCGCATCCCCGAGGTGCTCGAGGCGCACACCATCACCGGCTCGGGAGACCTGTACATCCACATCGTCGCGCGCGACAACGCCGACCTGCAGCGCGTGATCGACGCTGTCGTCGACGACGAGCACGTCATCCGGGCCAACACGGCCATCTCGCTGGCCACCCGCATCCCCCTGCGCACGCTCCCGCTGGTCCGCGCGGCGAGCGCGCTCCAGTGA
- a CDS encoding DUF3039 domain-containing protein, which produces MSEPQIPLDDPLSPAAEPHRQTSTAVLEREQVEEQLQEPGDHERFAHYVRKEKILESALSGDPVVALCGKVWVPGRDPKKFPVCPTCKEIYDGLRAPQDGGE; this is translated from the coding sequence ATGAGCGAGCCGCAGATCCCCTTGGACGACCCGCTGTCCCCGGCCGCGGAGCCGCACCGCCAGACCAGCACCGCCGTGCTCGAACGCGAGCAGGTCGAGGAGCAGCTGCAGGAGCCGGGCGACCACGAGCGGTTCGCGCACTACGTCCGCAAGGAGAAGATCCTCGAGAGCGCCCTGTCCGGCGACCCCGTCGTGGCTCTGTGCGGCAAGGTCTGGGTGCCGGGCCGCGACCCGAAGAAGTTCCCGGTCTGCCCCACCTGCAAGGAGATCTACGACGGGCTGCGCGCGCCGCAGGACGGCGGCGAGTGA
- the hppD gene encoding 4-hydroxyphenylpyruvate dioxygenase, protein MTTHAPDTTALDGTLDLTPQEREANLDLEQLKQLVGLVEYDESKDPFPVTGWDAIVFVVGNASQTAHYYQSAWGMELVAYSGPENGQRDHKSFVLKSGSIRFVVNGAVSPDSPLIAHHAKHGDGVVDISLEVPDVDKCVAQAKRAGARVVREAEDITDEHGTVRIASIATYGETVHTLVDRSLYDGPYLPGYVARSSTWVKRDGAPKRLFQALDHIVGNVELGKMDEWVTFYNKVMGFVNMAEFIGDDIATDYSALMSKVVANGNHRVKFPLNEPAIAKRKSQIDEYLEFYNGPGAQHLALATNDILRTVDELRANGVEFLDTPDSYYEDDELRARIGEVRAPIEELQKRKILVDRDEDGYLLQIFTKPLGDRPTVFFEIIERHGSLGFGKGNFKALFEAIEREQDARGNL, encoded by the coding sequence ATGACGACCCACGCGCCGGACACCACTGCCCTCGACGGCACCCTCGACCTGACCCCGCAGGAGCGCGAGGCCAACCTCGACCTCGAGCAGCTCAAGCAGCTGGTCGGGCTCGTCGAGTACGACGAGAGCAAGGACCCGTTCCCGGTCACCGGGTGGGACGCGATCGTCTTCGTGGTCGGCAACGCGAGCCAGACCGCGCACTACTACCAGTCGGCGTGGGGCATGGAACTGGTCGCCTACAGCGGCCCCGAGAACGGCCAGCGCGACCACAAGTCGTTCGTCCTCAAGTCCGGCTCGATCCGGTTCGTCGTCAACGGCGCGGTCAGCCCGGACAGCCCGCTCATCGCCCACCACGCCAAGCACGGCGACGGCGTCGTCGACATCTCCCTCGAGGTGCCCGACGTCGACAAGTGCGTCGCCCAGGCCAAGCGGGCCGGCGCCCGCGTCGTCCGCGAGGCCGAGGACATCACGGACGAGCACGGCACGGTGCGGATCGCCTCGATCGCGACCTACGGCGAGACGGTCCACACGCTCGTCGACCGCTCGCTGTATGACGGGCCCTACCTGCCGGGCTACGTCGCCAGGTCCTCGACGTGGGTCAAGCGCGACGGTGCGCCCAAGCGCCTCTTCCAGGCCCTGGACCACATCGTCGGCAACGTCGAGCTGGGCAAGATGGACGAGTGGGTGACCTTCTACAACAAGGTCATGGGCTTCGTGAACATGGCTGAGTTCATCGGCGACGACATCGCCACGGACTACTCCGCCCTCATGTCCAAGGTCGTGGCCAACGGCAACCACCGCGTGAAGTTCCCGCTCAACGAGCCGGCGATCGCCAAGCGCAAGAGCCAGATCGACGAGTACCTCGAGTTCTACAACGGTCCGGGAGCCCAGCACCTCGCACTCGCGACGAACGACATCCTGCGCACCGTCGACGAGCTGCGCGCCAACGGCGTCGAGTTCCTCGACACCCCTGACTCCTACTACGAGGACGACGAGCTGCGGGCCCGCATCGGTGAGGTGCGCGCGCCGATCGAGGAGCTGCAGAAGCGCAAGATCCTCGTCGACCGTGACGAGGACGGCTACCTGCTGCAGATCTTCACCAAGCCGCTCGGCGACCGTCCCACGGTCTTCTTCGAGATCATCGAGCGGCACGGGTCGCTCGGTTTCGGCAAGGGCAACTTCAAGGCGCTGTTCGAGGCCATCGAGCGGGAGCAGGACGCGCGCGGCAACCTCTGA
- a CDS encoding dodecin — MANHVYSISEVVGTSPEGVEAAVANAVTQAAKTVRNLDWFEVQNIRGQISEGAIAHWQVTVKLGFRLDD, encoded by the coding sequence ATGGCCAACCACGTGTACTCCATCTCCGAGGTCGTCGGCACCTCACCCGAGGGCGTCGAGGCCGCCGTGGCGAATGCCGTCACCCAGGCCGCGAAGACGGTGCGCAACCTCGACTGGTTCGAGGTGCAGAACATCCGCGGGCAGATCAGCGAGGGTGCCATCGCGCACTGGCAGGTGACCGTGAAGCTCGGCTTCCGCCTCGACGACTGA
- a CDS encoding VanZ family protein, translating into MDSAAPTRRREPRPAAVVFVVLLVAQALALYWPRVDIQGPVTWTDKVVHVLLFLLPTLAGLLAGFRPAYVVGLLAVHAPVSELIQHYLLPHRSGDVWDAVADLSGVVVGVTVVVVGRALRR; encoded by the coding sequence TTGGATAGTGCGGCACCGACCCGCCGGCGCGAGCCCCGGCCGGCCGCCGTCGTGTTCGTCGTGTTGCTGGTCGCCCAGGCGCTCGCGCTCTACTGGCCGCGTGTCGACATCCAGGGGCCGGTGACGTGGACTGACAAGGTCGTGCACGTCCTGCTCTTCCTGCTGCCCACGCTCGCGGGGCTGCTGGCCGGCTTCCGCCCGGCATACGTGGTGGGGTTGTTGGCGGTCCACGCACCGGTGAGCGAGCTGATCCAGCACTACCTGCTGCCGCACCGCTCGGGCGACGTCTGGGACGCCGTCGCGGACCTTTCCGGCGTGGTGGTCGGGGTCACCGTCGTGGTGGTCGGGAGGGCCCTCCGGCGCTGA
- a CDS encoding NAD-dependent malic enzyme, protein MSAAPSVSNSITVRLTLPARATAVSELTGVIEKCGGLVTGLDVTASGADRLRVDVTAAARDTTHADELVEAMRDVHGVEIGKVSDRTFLAHLGGKLKIESKVPIRNRDDLSLIYTPGVARVCLAIAENPADARRLTIKRNTVAVVTDGSAVLGLGNIGPLAALPVMEGKAALFKRFADIDAFPICLDTQDTEEIIRTVKALSPVFAGINLEDISAPRCFEIEARLRDELDIPVFHDDQHGTAIVTLAALRNALRVVGKELRECRVVMSGAGAAGTAILKLLLKAGATDVVVADQFGVLHPDREDIASGLHPALAWSAANTNHRGVSGTLKDAIAGADVFVGVSAPGILTGDDIATMNDGAIVFAMANPEPEVDPIAAAQHAAVVATGRSDFANQINNVLVFPGVFRGLLDAASTSIDEDVMLAAARALSEVVHPDELNAAYIIPSVFHPDVSKVVAAAVKAAVLGTTPEQVVTRRMAEEPELIG, encoded by the coding sequence ATGAGCGCAGCCCCCTCCGTGTCCAACTCCATCACCGTCCGGTTGACCCTCCCGGCCCGCGCCACCGCGGTCTCCGAGCTCACCGGCGTCATCGAGAAGTGCGGCGGGCTGGTCACCGGCCTGGACGTCACGGCGTCCGGCGCCGACCGGTTGCGCGTGGACGTCACCGCTGCCGCCCGCGACACGACGCACGCCGACGAGCTCGTCGAGGCGATGCGCGATGTGCACGGGGTCGAGATCGGCAAGGTCTCGGACCGCACCTTCCTCGCCCACCTCGGTGGCAAGCTCAAGATCGAGTCGAAGGTGCCGATCCGCAACCGCGATGACCTCTCGCTCATCTACACGCCGGGCGTCGCGCGCGTCTGCCTGGCGATCGCGGAGAACCCCGCCGACGCCCGGCGACTCACCATCAAGCGCAACACGGTGGCAGTCGTGACCGATGGTTCGGCCGTCCTGGGCCTGGGCAACATCGGCCCCCTCGCCGCACTGCCGGTGATGGAGGGCAAGGCGGCGCTGTTCAAGCGTTTCGCCGACATCGACGCCTTCCCCATCTGCCTCGACACCCAGGACACCGAGGAGATCATCCGCACGGTCAAGGCCCTCAGCCCGGTCTTCGCCGGCATCAACCTCGAGGACATCTCGGCGCCGCGGTGCTTCGAGATCGAGGCCCGGCTGCGTGACGAGCTCGACATCCCCGTCTTCCACGACGACCAGCACGGCACCGCGATCGTGACCCTCGCAGCGCTGCGCAACGCGCTGCGAGTCGTCGGCAAGGAGCTCAGGGAATGCCGCGTGGTCATGTCGGGCGCGGGGGCCGCCGGCACCGCCATCCTCAAGCTGCTGCTCAAGGCCGGTGCCACGGACGTCGTCGTGGCCGACCAGTTCGGCGTGCTCCACCCCGACCGTGAGGACATCGCCTCGGGTCTGCACCCCGCCCTGGCCTGGTCGGCCGCGAACACCAACCACCGCGGCGTCTCCGGCACGCTCAAGGACGCGATCGCCGGCGCCGACGTGTTCGTCGGCGTGTCCGCCCCGGGGATCCTCACCGGCGACGACATCGCCACCATGAACGACGGGGCGATCGTCTTCGCGATGGCCAACCCCGAGCCCGAGGTCGACCCCATCGCCGCCGCCCAGCACGCGGCGGTCGTCGCCACCGGCCGCTCCGACTTCGCCAACCAGATCAACAACGTGCTGGTCTTCCCCGGCGTGTTCCGTGGCCTGCTCGACGCGGCCTCGACGTCGATCGACGAGGACGTGATGCTGGCCGCCGCCAGGGCGCTCTCCGAGGTGGTCCACCCCGACGAGCTCAACGCGGCCTACATCATCCCCAGTGTGTTCCACCCGGACGTCTCCAAGGTCGTCGCGGCGGCAGTGAAGGCGGCCGTCCTCGGCACCACGCCGGAGCAGGTCGTCACCCGGCGGATGGCCGAGGAGCCCGAGCTCATTGGATAG
- a CDS encoding RDD family protein codes for MSTPTTPGWYDDPEDDSRLRYFDGVVWSKHTTPRSTRPVPSVTQPGQQQFPGQGHPAQYPGQGSAQPPAAGGWQQPPAAPPQGHQNPQFPGTQQPGWSAPPQHGWAQPSGPTTPDGQPLASYGQRVLAFVIDFIATSVIAGVLSLPVQLQVRDDISSTLDGVANGSATLSDVFNAAMRATADHVVALTLIALASSVLYHVLFVGFFSATPGKMALGISIRRPEAPGRVGWAIAVRRRLLQTILGLLRLSPALDILYLLGSALDLLWPAWDPRRQALHDKVAGTVVVRGRAPRR; via the coding sequence ATGAGCACGCCCACGACACCCGGCTGGTACGACGACCCCGAGGACGACAGCCGGCTGCGGTACTTCGACGGCGTGGTGTGGAGCAAGCACACGACCCCTCGCTCGACGCGGCCCGTCCCGTCCGTGACCCAGCCCGGGCAGCAGCAGTTCCCCGGGCAGGGCCACCCGGCTCAGTACCCGGGTCAGGGCTCTGCACAGCCTCCGGCCGCGGGCGGGTGGCAGCAGCCGCCGGCCGCGCCTCCGCAGGGTCACCAGAACCCGCAGTTCCCCGGCACCCAGCAGCCCGGCTGGTCCGCGCCACCGCAGCACGGCTGGGCACAGCCGTCCGGTCCCACCACACCTGACGGGCAGCCGCTGGCGAGCTACGGACAGCGCGTCCTCGCGTTCGTCATCGACTTCATCGCCACGAGCGTCATCGCCGGCGTCCTGTCCCTCCCGGTCCAGCTGCAGGTCAGGGACGACATCAGCAGCACCCTCGACGGCGTCGCCAACGGGAGCGCGACGCTGTCCGACGTCTTCAACGCGGCGATGAGGGCGACAGCGGACCATGTCGTCGCGCTCACGCTCATCGCCCTCGCGTCGAGCGTGCTCTACCACGTGCTCTTCGTGGGGTTCTTCTCAGCGACTCCGGGCAAGATGGCGCTCGGCATCAGCATCCGTCGTCCCGAGGCGCCGGGACGGGTCGGGTGGGCGATCGCCGTGCGTCGCCGACTCCTGCAGACCATCCTGGGGCTGCTGCGGCTGAGCCCGGCGCTGGACATCCTGTACTTGCTCGGGTCTGCCCTCGACCTCCTGTGGCCGGCGTGGGACCCGCGGCGCCAGGCCCTGCACGACAAGGTCGCCGGCACCGTGGTGGTCCGGGGACGCGCCCCCCGGCGCTAG
- a CDS encoding DEAD/DEAH box helicase produces MSTAAASHLSPAFPERAAWGTAAKLRAWQQAALTAYLRADPRDFLAVATPGAGKTTYALRLATELLGRGTISAVTIVAPTEHLKTQWADAAAKVGIHIDPKFSNSSARHSSEYDGVALTYAQVASKPALHRTRTESAPTLVILDEIHHGGDALSWGDAIREAFEPATRRLALTGTPFRSDTSPIPFVTYAEDRDGIRRSSADYTYGYAEALRDGVVRPVLFLAYGGAMRWRTKAGDEIAARLGEMLTKDSMAQAWRTALDPKGEWIPSVLAAADKRLTEVRRGVPDAGGLVIASNQTAARAYARILESLTGQKPTLVLSDDAGSSARIEEYAASDSRWMVAVRMVSEGVDVPRLCVGVYATSTSTPLFFAQAVGRFVRARRRGETASVFLPSVPVILEHAARLEDERDHALDRVTKESDSAAAMWAEEDALLDAANRTARTPDVDQMAFEALESDAEFDHVLFDAKQFGLNAMTGSEEEQEYLGLPGLLEPDQMAVLLHERQTAQHGRRPRKVEQPVSAHRALAAQRQELNKLVAAYARKKGTPHGVVHNDLRRACGGPSLDEATSEQVAARVDKIRAWFVGRR; encoded by the coding sequence ATGAGTACAGCCGCCGCCTCCCACCTCTCACCAGCGTTCCCGGAGCGGGCGGCCTGGGGGACGGCCGCCAAGCTGCGCGCCTGGCAGCAGGCCGCGCTCACGGCATACCTGCGGGCCGACCCCCGCGACTTCCTCGCGGTGGCCACACCCGGCGCCGGGAAGACGACGTACGCGCTCCGCCTGGCCACCGAGCTGCTCGGCCGGGGCACCATCTCCGCCGTCACGATCGTCGCTCCCACGGAGCACCTCAAGACCCAGTGGGCGGACGCCGCGGCCAAGGTCGGCATCCACATCGACCCGAAGTTCTCCAACTCCTCGGCCCGCCACTCCAGCGAGTACGACGGTGTGGCCCTGACCTATGCCCAGGTGGCCAGCAAGCCCGCGCTGCACCGGACCCGCACCGAGTCCGCCCCCACCCTGGTGATCCTCGACGAGATCCACCACGGCGGCGACGCGCTGTCGTGGGGTGACGCGATCCGCGAGGCGTTCGAGCCGGCGACGCGACGGCTCGCCCTGACGGGCACGCCGTTCCGTTCCGACACCTCGCCGATCCCGTTCGTGACCTATGCCGAGGACCGCGACGGCATCCGCCGGTCCTCGGCCGACTACACCTACGGGTATGCCGAGGCGTTGCGGGACGGCGTCGTGCGGCCCGTGCTCTTCCTCGCCTACGGCGGCGCGATGCGCTGGCGCACCAAGGCGGGTGACGAGATCGCGGCCCGGCTCGGCGAGATGCTCACCAAGGACTCCATGGCCCAGGCCTGGCGCACGGCGCTGGACCCCAAGGGGGAGTGGATCCCGTCTGTGCTGGCCGCGGCCGACAAGCGGCTGACCGAGGTCCGCCGTGGGGTGCCGGACGCGGGCGGGCTCGTCATCGCGTCCAACCAGACGGCGGCTCGCGCCTACGCGCGGATCCTCGAGTCCCTGACCGGGCAGAAGCCCACCCTGGTGCTCTCCGACGACGCCGGCTCCTCGGCACGGATCGAGGAGTATGCCGCGAGCGACTCGCGGTGGATGGTGGCGGTCCGCATGGTGTCCGAAGGGGTCGACGTCCCGCGGTTGTGCGTGGGGGTCTACGCCACCTCCACCTCGACTCCGCTCTTCTTCGCGCAGGCGGTCGGCCGGTTCGTGCGGGCCCGTCGTCGGGGCGAGACGGCCTCGGTGTTCCTGCCCTCGGTCCCGGTGATCCTCGAGCACGCGGCCCGGCTCGAGGACGAGCGCGACCACGCCCTCGACCGCGTCACCAAGGAGTCCGACAGCGCTGCGGCGATGTGGGCCGAGGAGGACGCCCTGCTCGACGCGGCCAACCGCACGGCGCGCACCCCCGACGTCGACCAGATGGCCTTCGAGGCGCTGGAGTCGGACGCGGAGTTCGACCACGTGCTGTTCGACGCCAAGCAGTTCGGGCTCAACGCCATGACCGGGTCGGAGGAGGAGCAGGAGTACCTGGGGCTGCCCGGCCTGCTCGAGCCGGACCAGATGGCCGTGCTGCTGCACGAGCGGCAGACGGCACAGCACGGTCGTCGACCGCGCAAGGTCGAGCAGCCGGTCTCGGCGCACCGGGCGCTGGCGGCTCAGCGGCAGGAGCTCAACAAGCTCGTGGCGGCGTATGCCCGCAAGAAGGGCACCCCTCACGGCGTCGTGCACAACGACCTGCGTCGCGCGTGTGGCGGTCCCTCCCTCGACGAGGCGACCTCTGAGCAGGTCGCGGCGCGGGTCGACAAGATCAGGGCCTGGTTCGTCGGACGTCGTTGA